In Candidatus Atribacteria bacterium ADurb.Bin276, the genomic stretch AGCCAAGTTAGCTTTCTTAGAATTTTGATCAATAAAAACCCAATGACACTCCCGGGAAAACAGCTCATAAGAAAGCTAATTTGGAAAAAGGAAAGAGTTACTGACATTTCCATCCAAGGAGCTACCAAATAAGCACTGAGAGTTGCACCAATCAAAACTGTTCCAACTGGTTCAAAAAAGCCCACCCAATCCCGTCGAATAAAATGATGATACAATATCCCTACCACAAAAGCTCCGGGAACCCCTCCGGGAAAGGCAAATAGCGTTCCTGTACCCAACATCAACCGAACCAAAGCAGCTAAAAAAGCAGCCAACATCCCAAACCAAGGACCGATCATAATACCAGCTACCACATTAATTGCATGCTGAAAGGGGAATACCTTCACTGGACCAATTGGAAAATGAATAAACGATCCCAAGACCGCTAAAACAGCAAAAAGTGCTGTATAGGTAAATAAACGAACCGAATAATCTTTTTTCATCTTGTTTCCTCACTATCAAAAAATAAAAAACCACCCGCTTTTTGTGCGGGTGGTTCTATAATCCTTCCTCATCCCTACGCCGGCATTACCCAGATCAGGTTCGAGGGGTCGAAAGCTCGCGCTTTCCTCTCAGCCCCGCACTATGGAGCTCCCCACTAAAACACTTATTCAATTTTCCTTACTTTTATAAACTATCACTTGATAATTGAAATGTCAATAATTATATCCATTTATGGCTCATTCCATCTATACCTTAGACATCTATCGCTTTTCTTTCTTGTGAAGATTGATAAGCTGCTTCAATGATTTTAAAGTTACGAATCCCAGCTTCATAGCTAATAACCGGCTTTACCCCGGTTTGAATCCAATCACTAAAGGCATCAAATTCCTGGGCATACATGGATTTTGGTTCTAATACTACTTCTTGGTAGGCGTCCTGGGTGCGAGCCTGCTGGGAAGAATATCCCTGATCCCCTGATTCAAGATAAAGCCACATTTTTCCTGCCGAATCCTGGCCGATGGTATTATGAGTAATTACAGCACCTTTAGTCCCGTATATTTCCAACATATTTTTAGCTGCCTGATCAGGGATGTTGAAAAAATTATCAACGACTCCTTGAGCTCCGTTTTTAAACTTCATAAGAATGGTTGATGTGTCATCTACTTCGTAGGAATGGGTAATTGTATCAATAAAAGCCGTCACCTCTTGGCAGGGACCAATAATCCATTCTAAAAGGTCGATACAATGACAACCCATATCAATAAGAGCGCCACCGCCTCCGGTTACTTTTTTTTGCCTCCAAGCACCAGGAATAGGTGGATACCAGCAGGTCAATTGAGCTCGACCATAAACGACCTGACCTAATTGATTTTCTTCTACCAGCTTTTTTATTTTTTGATGATAAACATTGTAGCGCATCATGAAAGCCACTCCAATTTTCAGATTCTTCTTTTCAGCCAATTCAACCATTGCTTCGGTCTGATCGAGGGTTAAAGCCATCGGTTTTTCGCATAAAACATGTTTACCGGCTTTCAAGGCTGCTGCCACTTGTTTTTCATGTTCAAAAACCGGTGAAGCAATGTATACTGCATCTATATCTTGTTTAAAAATTTCTTCAACACTGGTGTAGCATTGGTCAATTCCAAACTGCTTTCCCGTTTCCTCTATTAATTCTTTAGATACATCCATTAATGCAGTAATTTGGCTCTTTTCGGAAAATTTTACCACCTCAGGTATACTTCTTCTCCGCGCGATTCCTCCAGCTCCGATCACTCCCCATTTCACCTTCAAACTGAACACCTCCGTTTTTAATTTTTTTATCAATTCTATTTTATAGCTTTATTTCAGTTTTGATTAGAACCATATATTACTACTTTACTAATCTGAGAATATAATAATAAGAATTAAATGGTGTCATCCTAGGCGGTGCTTTCCCACGTGAGGATCTCAATTTTTTCTTTTTAATTCTTAACTATTTTAAAAAATGAGATTCTCACGTCGTCCGGTAAAAGGCACCAGACACCTCAGAATGTCGGAACGGATGGGTGAGATTGCCACATCATCCGACCAAAGAACGGTTGGATTCCTCTCTATGACGGTTTTAATTAGGTCTTTTCATCCTCATCTATTGCCGTTACATGGCATTAACACCTATCCCAGCAAAAAAATTGTTAAACTAAAATCAATATTCAAACTCTGGGTGTTTTATTTATTCGTAGTTTTTCGAGGAAAGCGAAGTTATTCTATTAAAATGGAGCGGGAAACGGGACTCGAACCCGCGACAACCAGCTTGGAAGGCTGGAGCTCTACCAACTGAGCTATTCCCGCTCAATTTTCCTGATGGGGATTATAACACACCAGGACTATTCGTCAAGATTTTATAACCAAGAAGAAATAAATAAATTTTTATTGAGAATCCTTATAGGTGTAAGGTTCTTGCATCCCATCCTTCCAATAGGAATAACTAATTTTCCCTCCATTATTTCCAATACCAAACTCTTCTCGATAGCTGAGGGCGATAGCTCCACAAACAACATTATATTTATTTGCTAAAGCCATTCCTCGGTCAACCGCACTTTGGGCACTCATTTCTTCCATCCAATCGGCAATTTTCCGAGCTAAACCTAATTTAATAATTCCCTCGCCGGCTCCAGTCATCGACACTGCACCCCATTCTCCGGCAAAGTTTCCTAAACCAATTAAAGGAGAGTCACCTACTCGCCCCGGGAGCTGCATTTCAATTCCACCAGTTGAGGTTGCGGCGGCTTTTCGTTTTTTGCTGTCAATTGCCACCGATCCTACTGTTCCTAATTGGAGCGTCTGGAGACGTAATCGGGCTCGTTCCAAATAGTAATGATAAATGGAATTTTCTTCTTCCTCGGCAATTTCAATAGCTTTACGCAAAGTGGTAACGGTAAGTTCAGCCATCGGGTTATAAGGTTCGAATCCTAACAATCTGGCAAAAAGATTGGCACCTTCCCCTACCAACAAGACATGTTTGGTCTGTTCCATTACTCCCCGAGCAACCGAAATTGGATTTTTAATATTCTTGATTGCCGCTACACCCCCGCAAGATAGGTCATCTTTCATAATGCTGGCTGACATTTCAATTTCACCCAATAAATTTGGATATGATCCGGTCCCAGCATCAAGACGAGGGTCATCTTCTAACACCTTTACTGCTTCTTCTACAGCATCTACAGCTTCTTTTTGCATTAATAATTTTCTACCAACCAAACAAGCCTTTTTTAAAGCATCAGAGATTTCCGGAATTTCTTCAACATAAATTCCACCATGAACCACCATGAGCATTCGGTATCCACCATCCTATTTTTCCCACGGGAACGATAAAAGAAGGGTATTCAATCGGTTATCATTTTATCATATTGTTCCCTAGTTCAATATAGATTCCTTTTATCCTGAAAATACTGGAATGATTTTTTATAGGTAACTCATATTGAGCAACTAACCAGGATCTCATTCCAATCTCTCACCCTCATCCTCACCTTCTCCCATCATGGGAGAAGGAACTATTTAATCCTTTTATTAATTTTTCCCCTCGCCCCTTCGTGGGAGGCTTCTTTCTTTTTTCCTCTCCCCTGGTGGGAGAGGATTAAGGTGAGGGGGTAACTCATTTTCATCCTCACTTGGTGCCACCAACTGGCATGGGCATCTATTAAAAAGTGACAAGAGGTGATGGAAATGCTAAACTTTCTCTCCAGATATCATTGATGATAACTAAGCCCGGGCAATGAGGCCCAAATGTCTGTTAATTTTCCTAATGAAAGGTGAGATACTTGATGGGTTGCAATTACGATGTGATTGTTGTTGGCGGAGGACATGCTGGTTCTGAAGCCGCATATATATCAGCTGTAATGGGTTTGAAAACTCTCCTCATCACCAACTCGATTCACCATATTGCTCTTATGCCTTGCAATCCTGCAATTGGAGGACCAGGAAAAGGACATGTGGTAATGGAAATTGATGCTTTGGGCGGTTTGATGGCCAAAGTAACTGACCAATGTACTCTCCATATTAAAAAAGTAAATACCGGTAAGGGCCCAGCCGTTCAAACTCTCCGCGCTCAAACCCAACGGGATCAGTACAGCCTTATCATCCGTAAATACTTAGAAAATACTCCATTTTTATCTATTTTTCAGGGAGAGGTATCTGATTTGATACTCAATTCCAATGGTGAAATCTCTGGTGTTAAAACTTTTCATGGAATTCGTTTCCAATGTCGATCAGTTGTCATAGCAACCGGTACTTTTCTGAATGGAGTGATTAAGATCGGCGAGATTAGTTATCCAGCCGGTCGTCAGGGTGAATTCCCAGCCAATCATCTCAGTCAATCACTCCGCCAAAAAGGATTTGAAACTGGTCGTTTGAATACTTGCACTCCACCCCGTATTGACAAAAGAACCATTGATTTTAAAAAATGTGATGAACAAAAAAGTGATGACCTACCCCTCTGCTTTTCTTGGGAAAGCACTCCTCGAGTTTACGAAGGGTCATCAGTTTTCCTTACTCGAACCAACGAAAATACCTGTGAAATAATCCGAAAAAATTTTGACCGTTCGCCTCTTCTTTACCATTTCAGCGACAGTTCCCCGGTTCGGGAGTGTCCTTCTCTGGAAGATAAGGTATATCGATTCCCTGATCGTGTAAGTCACTTGGTTTTTCTTGAACCGGAAGGTGAAAAAAGCAATGAAATTTATGTTCAAGGGGTATTTACATCACTTCCAGAGGAGACTCAATGGCAAATCCTTCGTTCAATATCCGGGTTAGAAAACTGTCATATCATTCGTCCTGGATATGGAATTGAATACGATTTTATCTTACCTACTCAGCTTAAACTGTCTCTGGAAAGCAAGCCAATTCCCGGTCTCTTTTTTGCCGGACAAATTAATGGAACATCCGGGTACGAGGAAGCTGCTGGTCAGGGAATTTTAGCCGGAATTAATGCTGGACGTTATGTTCAAAATAAACCAGCCATAATTTTACAACGTGATGAAAGCTACTTAGGAGTTATGGTCGATGATTTAATCACCAAAGGAGTCGAAGAACCCTATCGGCTTCGAACTGGCAAAGTAGAATATCGTCTTCTCATTCGCCATAGCAATGCTGATGTTCGGTTAGCGGAATATGGCTACCAGGCGGGAACGATTTCTCTAAATCGATATCGGATGATTCAAGAAAAGAAAAACATCATTGCCCAAGAAGTAAAGCGCCTTGAAAATACTAATATTTTTCCATCAGTAGATTTGAACCGGTTTTTGGAAAAAAAACATACCAACCCATTGCCAGAACCAACCCGAATAAATTCTCTCCTCACCAGACCACAAATTAATTATTATGACCTTTCTCCTTTTGATCCCGATCGACCTTTTCTTTCTCCAGATATACTTGAAGAAGTAGAAATACAAACCAAATATCGGGGGTATATCGAGAGGCAGATTAAATCGGTTAACGAATTCCGTCAAATGGAAAACCGACCAATCCCACCCCACTTTCCTTTTGATCAGCTTAAAATCCTTTCTCGCGAGGCTCAAGAACAGCTACAGGCATTGCGCCCAACCACTCTGGGACAGGCTTCGCGAATTCGGGGAGTTACACCTTCTGATCTTGCTGCACTATTAATCCTTTTGGAGAAATTTCGAAAAGAGGAATAATAAATTAACCCCCTCCTATGTTTTTAATTCTTTGGTAGAAATTTGTTTTTTCAAGCTTGTAGATGGTTCTAGGTTCAAAATAATTCAAGATACCGATCAACTTCCCAGGGATGAACCATTCTTTGAAATTCTTCCCACTCTCTTCGCTTGGCATTCAAGAAATAATCTAAAATGTGTGGAGTGAGGGCACGTTTTACTGTTTCATCTTTTTCTAACTCTTCTAAGGCTTCACCTAAATTTCGGGGTAAATTTCGGATGCCCCATTCTTCTCTTTCCTCACAGCTCATTTCATAAAGATTTACATTGTTACAAGGTTTACCAGGATCGAGAATTTTTTCTACTCCGTCTAATCCCGATTGAATAATGGCCGAAAAAGCCAAATAAGGATTACAGGATGGATCAGGACTACGGAGTTCGGCACGGGTCCCGATCCCTCGTTGTGGAGGGACTCTCACCAACGGACTCCGGTTTTTTTCCGCCCAAGCAATATAAACTGGAGCCTCATATCCGGGAACTAAACGTTTATAGGAATTGATAAGGGGATTGATTATCGCTGTAAAAGCTGGAGAGTGTTGAAGCAGTCCAGCAATAAAGCCACGGGCAATATTACTTAAACCATCAGGTGAATTAGCATCATAAAAAGCATTTTTTCCATCTTTAAATAATGAAAGATGAGTATGCATACCAGAACCAGGAACACCGTAAACTGGTTTTGGCATGAAGGTAGCTACATAGCCATTTTGAATTGCTAAAGTTTTTATTCCTAATTTAAGAGTGATTAAATTATCAGCAATTTTCAAGGCATTTCCATACTGAAAGTCTATTTCATGCTGTCCTGGAGCAACTTCATGATGGGATGCTTCAATATTAAAATTAAGCTCCTCCAAAGCAATAACCATATCTCGCCGCAGTTGCTCTTCATGATCGAGGGGAAGAAGATCAAAATAGCTCCCTTTATCAGTGGTGTAAGGCTTTCCTTTTTCATTCCATTTGAACATAAAAAATTCAACTTCGGTTCCGATGTTCATTTCAAAGCCTTTGGCTCTAATTTCATTTAATATTCTTTTCAAGTTAGTGCGAGAACATCCTTCAAAGTCATTCCCATCCGATTTCTTCACGTCACAGATAATTCTCGCCACCCGATCGTCCTTTTCCCAGGGACAAAACGTGAAAGTATCTAAATCGGGAACCAACTTCATGTCTGATTCTTCAATTCGAACAAAGCCTTCAATCGAAGAACCATCAAAATTCACCCCATCGCTTAGAGCTTGGGGTAAACGTTTTGCCGGTATTTCTACATTTTTTGGAATACCTAATACATCAACAAATTGTAGGCGAAGGAATTGTATACCCTTCGCTTTTGTTTCTTTGAGTATATCGTCCCTGGTTAAGGACACTGTTAAACACTCC encodes the following:
- the afr_2 gene encoding 1,5-anhydro-D-fructose reductase → MKVKWGVIGAGGIARRRSIPEVVKFSEKSQITALMDVSKELIEETGKQFGIDQCYTSVEEIFKQDIDAVYIASPVFEHEKQVAAALKAGKHVLCEKPMALTLDQTEAMVELAEKKNLKIGVAFMMRYNVYHQKIKKLVEENQLGQVVYGRAQLTCWYPPIPGAWRQKKVTGGGGALIDMGCHCIDLLEWIIGPCQEVTAFIDTITHSYEVDDTSTILMKFKNGAQGVVDNFFNIPDQAAKNMLEIYGTKGAVITHNTIGQDSAGKMWLYLESGDQGYSSQQARTQDAYQEVVLEPKSMYAQEFDAFSDWIQTGVKPVISYEAGIRNFKIIEAAYQSSQERKAIDV
- the glnA gene encoding Glutamine synthetase; amino-acid sequence: MSLTRDDILKETKAKGIQFLRLQFVDVLGIPKNVEIPAKRLPQALSDGVNFDGSSIEGFVRIEESDMKLVPDLDTFTFCPWEKDDRVARIICDVKKSDGNDFEGCSRTNLKRILNEIRAKGFEMNIGTEVEFFMFKWNEKGKPYTTDKGSYFDLLPLDHEEQLRRDMVIALEELNFNIEASHHEVAPGQHEIDFQYGNALKIADNLITLKLGIKTLAIQNGYVATFMPKPVYGVPGSGMHTHLSLFKDGKNAFYDANSPDGLSNIARGFIAGLLQHSPAFTAIINPLINSYKRLVPGYEAPVYIAWAEKNRSPLVRVPPQRGIGTRAELRSPDPSCNPYLAFSAIIQSGLDGVEKILDPGKPCNNVNLYEMSCEEREEWGIRNLPRNLGEALEELEKDETVKRALTPHILDYFLNAKRREWEEFQRMVHPWEVDRYLELF
- the mnmG gene encoding tRNA uridine 5-carboxymethylaminomethyl modification enzyme MnmG, with amino-acid sequence MGCNYDVIVVGGGHAGSEAAYISAVMGLKTLLITNSIHHIALMPCNPAIGGPGKGHVVMEIDALGGLMAKVTDQCTLHIKKVNTGKGPAVQTLRAQTQRDQYSLIIRKYLENTPFLSIFQGEVSDLILNSNGEISGVKTFHGIRFQCRSVVIATGTFLNGVIKIGEISYPAGRQGEFPANHLSQSLRQKGFETGRLNTCTPPRIDKRTIDFKKCDEQKSDDLPLCFSWESTPRVYEGSSVFLTRTNENTCEIIRKNFDRSPLLYHFSDSSPVRECPSLEDKVYRFPDRVSHLVFLEPEGEKSNEIYVQGVFTSLPEETQWQILRSISGLENCHIIRPGYGIEYDFILPTQLKLSLESKPIPGLFFAGQINGTSGYEEAAGQGILAGINAGRYVQNKPAIILQRDESYLGVMVDDLITKGVEEPYRLRTGKVEYRLLIRHSNADVRLAEYGYQAGTISLNRYRMIQEKKNIIAQEVKRLENTNIFPSVDLNRFLEKKHTNPLPEPTRINSLLTRPQINYYDLSPFDPDRPFLSPDILEEVEIQTKYRGYIERQIKSVNEFRQMENRPIPPHFPFDQLKILSREAQEQLQALRPTTLGQASRIRGVTPSDLAALLILLEKFRKEE
- a CDS encoding Thiamine-precursor transporter protein (ThiW) — protein: MKKDYSVRLFTYTALFAVLAVLGSFIHFPIGPVKVFPFQHAINVVAGIMIGPWFGMLAAFLAALVRLMLGTGTLFAFPGGVPGAFVVGILYHHFIRRDWVGFFEPVGTVLIGATLSAYLVAPWMEMSVTLSFFQISFLMSCFPGSVIGFLLIKILRKLTWLNIEILNGGE
- the iaaA gene encoding Isoaspartyl peptidase precursor; protein product: MLMVVHGGIYVEEIPEISDALKKACLVGRKLLMQKEAVDAVEEAVKVLEDDPRLDAGTGSYPNLLGEIEMSASIMKDDLSCGGVAAIKNIKNPISVARGVMEQTKHVLLVGEGANLFARLLGFEPYNPMAELTVTTLRKAIEIAEEEENSIYHYYLERARLRLQTLQLGTVGSVAIDSKKRKAAATSTGGIEMQLPGRVGDSPLIGLGNFAGEWGAVSMTGAGEGIIKLGLARKIADWMEEMSAQSAVDRGMALANKYNVVCGAIALSYREEFGIGNNGGKISYSYWKDGMQEPYTYKDSQ